A single region of the Etheostoma cragini isolate CJK2018 chromosome 3, CSU_Ecrag_1.0, whole genome shotgun sequence genome encodes:
- the LOC117941745 gene encoding protein FAM222B-like, with the protein MLACLPASGDPTLRLLSRTQMNTGLQKWETTQKMRSANYPTPAELDAYAKKVANHPLTIQIFPNSVKVPQRKHIRRTVNGLDTSSSSQRHSPYPSQVSSSRGLLAVLRTPAKGVKESDASRARQLQKGVMNPHSGPYAPQSTLNLPQPGLHLQGPSQPAAQKQGMVRPQALNQSMTHPMTLQLPQTMPHPQALQQRTMAHSHALQRQQSLSQVQTPQQRSAHPQGLQRQQSLPHTQALQQQQSQSCPPVAPQQHLSHLPTLKHQAAPTQALLSQQGVTQDLRHMSDGGQLPSLQHSQGLVGSQPLPQAVGTGPPTMPNSLPQPPPGAYGSRKLPDADAPPNVTVSTSTIPLSMAASLHQNRPSDLSSIVHQINQLCQARAGMGATSVCEGQIANPSPISRNLLINASSRVSCHHPALGSVPSCLMVGPPDKAPNAALHPQPNIAANSIPAFHTDPEKVQLQQQQQLQHHLQQQKQLQQQHHHLQQLQQLQQQQRSWAQHQLAHMQQPHEGAHPCKNPRMEPPSECAFPSRNLSYSNKLPNTAQSFPLKHPAEKPRPSSPVNCPVGSMSYVNGHYMQPPWGGVPGTAGSNGTGPQDLPVAFQRGQAAASTDRIRGAKYRPGKEGPAGQSKLMQNVDFLGGDFQMPSFQEQNMDALEKLHRSAMGQVQEPNNGGSVHTHHPGYH; encoded by the exons ATGCTGGCCTGCCTGCCAGCGTCAGGTGACCCCACCCTCAGACTTCTCTCCCGCACGCAGATGAACACTGGACTTCAGAAAT ggGAAACTACACAGAAGATGAGATCTGCCAACTATCCAACCCCAGCAGAGTTGGATGCCTATGCTAAGAAAGTTGCCAACCACCCTCTGACCATCCAGATCTTCCCCAACAGTGTCAAAGTACCTCAAAGGAAGCACATTCGCCGCACAGTCAACGGGCTCGACACGTCCTCGTCCAGCCAGCGCCACAGTCCCTACCCGTCTCAGGTCAGCTCCAGTCGGGGTCTGCTGGCTGTCCTCCGTACGCCCGCCAAAGGCGTGAAAGAGTCGGACGCTAGCCGCGCCCGGCAGCTCCAGAAGGGCGTCATGAACCCTCACAGTGGGCCGTATGCCCCTCAAAGCACTTTAAATCTTCCTCAGCCTGGTCTTCACCTACAGGGCCCGTCTCAGCCGGCGGCCCAGAAGCAGGGCATGGTTCGCCCACAGGCGCTTAATCAAAGCATGACTCATCCGATGACTTTACAGCTGCCTCAAACCATGCCGCACCCACAGGCTTTACAGCAGAGGACCATGGCTCATTCGCATGCTCTGCAGCGGCAGCAGAGTCTGTCCCAGGTCCAGACTCCACAGCAAAGATCGGCTCATCCACAAGGCCTACAGAGGCAGCAGAGTCTGCCTCACACCCAGGctctacagcagcagcagagccagTCTTGTCCACCAGTTGCGCCACAGCAGCATCTCTCGCATCTGCCGACACTGAAGCATCAGGCGGCTCCTACGCAAGCTTTACTTTCACAACAGGGAGTGACTCAGGATCTGCGCCACATGTCTGATGGAGGTCAGCTTCCAAGCCTGCAGCACAGCCAGGGGCTGGTTGGCTCACAACCGCTTCCCCAGGCTGTGGGTACAGGACCTCCCACCATGCCTAACAGCCTCCCGCAGCCCCCACCAGGGGCATATGGGTCCCGGAAGCTCCCCGACGCAGACGCCCCACCAAATGTAACTGTATCTACCTCCACCATCCCGCTGTCCATGGCAGCCAGCCTGCATCAGAATCGGCCGAGCGACCTGAGCAGCATCGTGCACCAAATCAACCAGTTGTGCCAGGCGCGGGCCGGTATGGGCGCCACCTCGGTCTGCGAGGGCCAGATCGCAAACCCCAGCCCCATCAGCCGCAACCTGCTCATCAACGCCAGCTCCAGGGTGTCCTGTCACCACCCGGCACTGGGTTCTGTGCCTAGCTGTCTCATGGTGGGACCCCCGGACAAAGCTCCCAACGCTGCTCTCCATCCTCAGCCCAATATAGCTGCTAACAGCATACCTGCCTTTCACACAGACCCAGAGAAGGTacaactgcagcagcagcagcagctgcagcaccatttacagcagcagaaacagttacagcagcagcatcatcaCCTGCAACAgttgcagcagctgcagcagcagcagcgctcCTGGGCCCAGCATCAGCTGGCTCACATGCAGCAGCCGCATGAGGGGGCCCATCCCTGCAAGAACCCAAGGATGGAGCCTCCGAGCGAGTGCGCTTTCCCCTCTCGAAACCTCAGCTATTCCAACAAGCTACCCAACACTGCACAGTCCTTTCCTCTAAAACACCCTGCAGAAAAACCACGGCCTTCGTCCCCCGTTAACTGCCCCGTGGGTTCCATGTCTTACGTTAACGGCCACTACATGCAGCCACCGTGGGGCGGCGTTCCCGGCACAGCAGGTAGCAACGGAACGGGCCCTCAGGACCTCCCGGTGGCTTTCCAGAGAGGGCAGGCTGCTGCCTCCACAGACCGCATCCGAGGGGCAAAGTACAGGCCGGGAAAAGAGGGTCCTGCTGGCCAGTCCAAGTTGATGCAGAATGTGGATTTCCTAGGAGGGGACTTCCAGATGCCCAGCTTTCAGGAGCAGAACATGGATGCGTTGGAGAAGCTGCACAGGTCAGCCATGGGCCAAGTTCAGGAGCCCAATAATGGCGGGAGTGTTCACACTCATCACCCAGGCTACCACTAA